aTTTGTCTAtacaatttgaacgaatttcataccaaaaaaacaaaacatcctcattttactcgctgcgccatctggttgtaaatccaacgtaaattcgtcaattagaTCTCTTCACAGTAAATcaaatcaatattcaatatgAAATCATGTTGTcgcatctggcatctctgctgctATGCCATAGAGTCTTATCCCTCGCCTCCGGGCATGACAGATCATtctattaaatttatttcaacaACTTATCGAAACGAGGCATGGTTTTTGTAAATCTGAAGGAAAGCGATTTAATAATTGGATTGAGATCAAAGTTACATCGAATATAAGAAAGAATGGAAGTGCTTTCGCGGCCAGCAGAGGAGTTTGTAAATGATGGTAGTGTGGAGGAGCTATGGGCCATGAAAGCGGTTGAACATGCCGAAATCCACTTCAACCTGTTGTGTAGCGTTGACCCACGGATGCTGCACCTTACTCCTTATGATAACGAAATCTATGAAGAGTTTAGAAAACAATTCCCAGATATGGATGTGGCCATGGTGAACGAGAATGAACTGAAGAGCGCTGACGGGAAAGCCAAATGGCGATCCTATATGGAAAAATTTAATCGGCTAGAAAACTACAGCTATGGTACTTTAATAAGAGCAAACGCTGCGGAAGAATTTCAACCAGAAAATGCTATATTGGTAGTGAGAATCCAATTTTGGGCGATTGAGATTTCGAGAAACCGAGAGGGGCACAATGATGgcatacggaaacgatttcaaggACGAAGCAAAAAGGAAGAATAAATATGAGTTATAATTGTATTAATAAACTATTTTGTAAGAACGACTGGTTTTGAACGGATATTCAATTTTGATGACAAACTGCTTGTTTGCTGAAATTAATTTACCATTGATAAATGTCACGTCTAACgtaatttatttgaaactatACAGAAAGAtcaaattcaaagaaaattcaTAGTGTTAGGCGTGAAGTTCTTGAGCCTGTTTCttctcaattctttgcttcCTGAGCAAAAGTCGCTTCTCTCGCTCATATTCCTTCATTCGGTAGATATAGCTGGAATATTTAATGCGTGGTTATTCAATTGTGTAAAACTCTATTCAGAGGAATGATAAAGTCATTGTTGATAGATAATACATGATTTTAGAAGTGCAAGAAAATACTATGATGGAATAGTAGTTACAGGCTTCTGTTTTCCTGCGAGTTAATAATTTTAAACTAAAAATAAATCTTTACTTACTCCTCGTATTGACAGTTCAGATATTCGTGTTTATCATGAGCACACTTATACGCCCATGGCCATACATCGGCACGACAAGCCATATAGGCGATCAACTTGTGAGCACAATAATCCCGATCTTTCAATGGAACTTTAGCAGCATTCATTTCTTCCTCAGTAGCGATCATAACTAAAAAGGATCATAAGTATAACCTTAATGGTGTTTGTTTTTATCGGGAGAGTTTGTGTTTATTTGTTCTGAACCATATTCATTACGTAATTTCCAATCAAAACAACCGCAAGTGTAGTGGCGATTTCACGCAATTTTTTCCCTGAGAGCAATAATGAATAGTACAGAAGCAACCAATTCCTGTTTGGATTAGAAATATTTTGTATCTAGACGGAATGTACCTCTTTCTTTGCGCCCATTAGCAAAGCCAAAGTTTGGATCAAAGGAAGATGTCGTAAGTGGTTTGGGAGTAGCTTCCGGATTGGTTAAATACAGAGACATGTAATTGCCCATCCTGAAACGACGTGAGCCAAATTTTCCAATCCAAACCTGAAAGACGATGTAAATATAGATATAGACTAGGAAAAACAATTTTAAGATTCAAGAAACTAGCCTGCTGTTAACTATTTTTCTGTGATTATGCGATGACAGTATTCGATAAAGTAtaggaaaacaaaaaagtaatgtCAAATAATCACGGGAAAAATTGAAGCATGAAACACTgaaagaaataataaaagaggaattctcgcgtaacttttgaaaatgtcctaagtaacaaaagtaaacaaatcgagttaatggatgcatacTATTAGtgctcaatcattgaatgcaatgcgaaaacaaccgttcaagtatctatccttttcacctttttattaccgatacaaaaaatgtccaatgtacagattcgaattttaagcactcgactattacttcggacgccactttcctctgacgctcgatacttccgaagtaacaaagcaatcaaaacaacacgaagtcgcacttcggacattttgagtttttgttattttcgggtgttgatatcgtttttagtgcaattcaacgagttataacaataatgatctgcttttagcacgaaaTGCAAGTATTTAAAGCGTTGTTCAGTAGTGTTTTGCAAATTATCATCGTACAATGTAATTTGTTCAATGTACGAAgcggtcagtcaaaacgtccaatataacatttttcgctcggaggTTTCAATATCAAGCTAAAATCAcataacaacagttacgattggttttgcggagttattattgactgctagtggtaaaagtagtgatgaagatcgattccttttgaaacaattcgtggaacaatgttccgatcttcaacttcgtttttgtcgagttgatgtgaatgttacataggaccttttcaaaaattacgcgagaattgtaaCGTTAGTTTTGTTGAgtattataccagggacagacatacagctgtacttgcgctgtaagagtacagcgttgtacaggtactatcgtaccatgacagacatactttggttgtacattgtaccgtatgtcaaactgacaatcagaaatttttccaattttcaccacatatttcaatgaaaaaggtttttatttagtgtctaaactatcaaacacaacaaacaagtttccaatctgagttattaactcaagagaaagtcaatgaaaagaatatttaccaagtgttttgattcagtttgttcatgctacccaccactaaccatttgtggcgctgcgcacagtacaactgtagccatgtacagcggtaaaataggtcggtacaggtacagcgattgtaccgagttgcttgcatggttctagcgctgtacatggtgacagacatacaattttggaagtacaacggtagtacagctgtatgtctgtcataagtattatatcatggacagacatacagctgtactaacgttgtacgtgtacagagttgtacaggtaccatcgtaccatgacagacatactttggttgtacatt
The Toxorhynchites rutilus septentrionalis strain SRP chromosome 2, ASM2978413v1, whole genome shotgun sequence genome window above contains:
- the LOC129770331 gene encoding protein PBDC1, which produces MEVLSRPAEEFVNDGSVEELWAMKAVEHAEIHFNLLCSVDPRMLHLTPYDNEIYEEFRKQFPDMDVAMVNENELKSADGKAKWRSYMEKFNRLENYSYGTLIRANAAEEFQPENAILVVRIQFWAIEISRNREGHNDGIRKRFQGRSKKEE
- the LOC129770332 gene encoding NADH dehydrogenase [ubiquinone] 1 beta subcomplex subunit 7 — encoded protein: MGNYMSLYLTNPEATPKPLTTSSFDPNFGFANGRKERVMIATEEEMNAAKVPLKDRDYCAHKLIAYMACRADVWPWAYKCAHDKHEYLNCQYEDYIYRMKEYEREKRLLLRKQRIEKKQAQELHA